From a single Terriglobales bacterium genomic region:
- a CDS encoding polymer-forming cytoskeletal protein, with protein sequence MWKPTSSSTPTPSTPEPPRTSPPAAPAYTEPTPAAAPRNATVTPQDQATIGKSLVIKGEVSGSESLYIDGRVEGSINLPGNRVTVGRNGVVNANINAREIVVLGKVKGNLAASDRVDIRTEGSLTGDVVAQRISIEDGAFFKGGIDIRKPGQKVNGETKEAVETASATPARV encoded by the coding sequence ATGTGGAAGCCCACGAGTTCCAGTACACCCACCCCCTCTACACCTGAGCCGCCGCGTACGTCGCCCCCTGCGGCGCCGGCCTACACTGAACCCACTCCCGCGGCGGCGCCACGCAATGCCACCGTGACCCCGCAGGACCAGGCCACCATTGGCAAGTCGCTGGTTATCAAGGGTGAGGTTTCCGGTTCCGAGTCGCTTTATATCGACGGCCGAGTCGAGGGCTCCATCAATCTTCCTGGCAACCGCGTCACCGTCGGCCGCAATGGCGTCGTGAACGCCAACATAAACGCGCGCGAGATTGTCGTCCTGGGCAAGGTGAAAGGTAACCTGGCTGCCAGTGATCGCGTGGATATCCGCACCGAAGGCTCGCTGACCGGTGACGTAGTCGCCCAGCGCATCAGCATCGAAGATGGCGCCTTCTTCAAGGGTGGTATCGACATCCGCAAGCCCGGCCAGAAAGTGAACGGCGAGACCAAAGAAGCCGTGGAAACGGCGTCCGCCACGCCCGCCCGGGTTTAG